A genomic window from Sporosarcina sp. Marseille-Q4063 includes:
- a CDS encoding cytochrome (ubi)quinol oxidase subunit III — protein sequence MDLNKKFTPETWPDNPETATFEAKNKFVGFWLFLGGETILFATLFATYLALKNKGPANLEFSTQELYELPLVFVMTMLLLTSSLTSVYAMYHLRNYNFKKMQLWLGITAFLGLGFLILEVYEFYHYVQLGFVFSNSAFSSAFYTLVGTHGFHVAIGLVWITLLIFRNSKRGLNLYNATKYYTFSLYWHFIDVVWVFIFTVVYLMGKVG from the coding sequence ATGGATTTAAACAAGAAATTTACCCCTGAGACGTGGCCCGACAATCCAGAAACAGCAACATTTGAAGCGAAAAACAAGTTTGTTGGCTTCTGGCTCTTCCTTGGAGGAGAAACGATATTATTCGCTACTTTGTTCGCGACTTATTTAGCGCTTAAAAACAAAGGACCAGCTAATCTAGAGTTCTCAACCCAAGAACTTTATGAATTACCACTGGTGTTTGTTATGACAATGCTTCTTTTAACATCGTCATTAACAAGTGTGTATGCGATGTATCATTTAAGAAACTACAACTTCAAGAAAATGCAACTGTGGTTAGGAATCACTGCATTCCTTGGCCTAGGCTTCTTAATACTTGAAGTGTATGAATTTTATCATTACGTTCAATTGGGTTTCGTATTTAGTAATAGTGCATTCAGTTCCGCATTCTACACGCTTGTTGGAACACATGGTTTCCACGTAGCGATTGGACTTGTTTGGATTACGCTTCTCATTTTCCGTAATTCAAAACGCGGACTGAACTTGTATAATGCGACGAAATACTATACATTTTCGTTGTATTGGCACTTCATTGACGTTGTTTGGGTGTTCATCTTCACAGTAGTCTACTTGATGGGAAAGGTAGGTTAA
- a CDS encoding cytochrome C oxidase subunit IV family protein — protein sequence MAEIEIYKKSPGEFDLGQRRARRSMRSQVIMFSLMIFLTLTSFTIVIASNADVIGFSKYYVIPVIMLFAAVQVGLQLYYFMHMQEKGHGIAAMFMFTGALLAFLIVLTFVTIVWWN from the coding sequence ATGGCGGAAATCGAAATTTATAAAAAGTCTCCTGGTGAGTTCGATCTTGGTCAAAGACGCGCGCGTAGATCAATGCGCAGTCAAGTCATTATGTTTTCACTAATGATTTTCTTAACTTTAACATCGTTCACGATTGTAATCGCATCAAATGCAGACGTTATTGGATTTTCAAAATACTACGTAATTCCAGTAATTATGCTGTTTGCTGCTGTGCAGGTCGGGCTACAATTGTATTACTTTATGCATATGCAAGAAAAAGGACACGGAATCGCGGCAATGTTTATGTTTACAGGAGCATTGCTTGCCTTCCTAATCGTTTTAACATTTGTAACAATCGTTTGGTGGAATTAA
- the ctaG gene encoding cytochrome c oxidase assembly factor CtaG, which yields MPLSIFGFRALWSPWFFLSLVAVVLLYFLITVMWRHRFEGSTPLTKNQIIFFLSSMTLLYIVKGSPVDLLGHILFSVHMGQMVVLLLIVAPFLIMGIPNWLWRKAFEIKIIDRIFRLFTNSVVSLMTFTIAFSAYHYPMILDFVKLSLPLHALFTTTIFLSAIFLWWPLVNTLEGQPRLHGLKKIGYIILSAILVTPACALIIFVDVPVYETYSSGEAWLQAMALCVPAGTLSGLAGLGISGPEMFTNMTTVSDQKLGGILMKVGQELIYIVVIGKIFFTWASDERANADEITKQDLIKNHNMTTHG from the coding sequence ATGCCGTTAAGTATATTCGGATTTCGTGCGTTATGGAGTCCATGGTTTTTCTTGTCACTTGTTGCAGTTGTTTTACTTTATTTTTTAATAACAGTTATGTGGCGTCATCGTTTTGAGGGGTCAACACCTCTTACTAAAAATCAAATTATTTTCTTTTTAAGTAGTATGACACTGTTGTATATCGTGAAAGGATCTCCAGTTGATTTATTGGGTCATATTTTATTTAGTGTTCATATGGGGCAAATGGTAGTATTACTGTTGATAGTAGCTCCATTTCTGATTATGGGAATACCCAATTGGCTATGGAGAAAAGCATTTGAAATTAAAATCATTGATCGTATATTCCGCTTGTTTACAAATTCGGTCGTAAGTTTAATGACATTTACGATTGCGTTTTCTGCTTATCATTATCCGATGATTCTCGATTTTGTTAAGCTGAGCTTGCCGTTGCATGCATTGTTTACAACAACTATATTTTTATCGGCCATATTTTTATGGTGGCCATTGGTGAATACGCTTGAAGGTCAACCTAGACTGCATGGGTTGAAAAAAATTGGTTATATAATCTTAAGTGCCATTTTAGTCACGCCTGCATGTGCATTAATCATCTTTGTAGACGTTCCTGTATATGAAACATATAGTAGCGGCGAAGCATGGTTGCAAGCAATGGCGCTATGTGTCCCAGCAGGTACACTTTCGGGACTAGCGGGTCTTGGAATCTCAGGTCCGGAAATGTTTACGAATATGACCACAGTAAGTGATCAAAAACTTGGTGGTATTTTAATGAAAGTTGGGCAGGAGTTAATTTATATTGTCGTTATCGGAAAAATCTTCTTTACATGGGCATCTGATGAACGTGCGAACGCAGATGAAATTACGAAACAGGATCTGATTAAAAATCATAATATGACGACACATGGTTAA
- a CDS encoding DUF420 domain-containing protein, whose protein sequence is MTVPFLPTLSTIFIILSAVFVAIGWNLIRKRKIEAHKKMMIAAAVSAVLFFIIYISRTIVVGNTSFGGPDSLKLYYTIFLVFHIILSIIGAIMGVITIRAGFKNDLEKHRKIGPISSVIWFFSAITGVMVYLLLYVFYTGGETTSMFRAIFGL, encoded by the coding sequence ATGACTGTACCTTTTTTACCCACGCTAAGTACAATTTTTATCATTCTTTCTGCGGTGTTTGTAGCTATTGGATGGAATTTAATCAGGAAAAGGAAAATCGAAGCACATAAAAAAATGATGATTGCAGCTGCTGTTTCGGCAGTTCTTTTCTTCATTATTTATATTTCCCGTACAATTGTAGTTGGTAATACCTCCTTCGGTGGACCAGATAGTTTGAAACTATATTATACGATTTTTTTGGTGTTCCATATAATACTTTCTATAATAGGTGCGATTATGGGTGTCATTACAATCCGAGCAGGTTTCAAAAACGATCTTGAAAAACACCGAAAAATCGGCCCGATTTCAAGTGTTATCTGGTTCTTTTCGGCAATTACGGGCGTTATGGTTTATCTGCTGTTATATGTTTTCTACACAGGCGGAGAAACAACTTCTATGTTTAGAGCGATATTTGGATTGTAA
- the ytvI gene encoding sporulation integral membrane protein YtvI, translated as MAKWFTKRNFFIALSIILIILCFIYIIPVSLPIILALFTALLIDPLVNLTEKKFKWKRKVAVISVFIFILVIISSLLYYTVTRLIGKIIDFTKAAPGHFNTLSGIWIDMQNKLFQYTAGMPAEVIESIQKEFKTIFESMSKAILELLSYEKITALLADVPNFLVSLIVFIIALFLFMLELPELKKMAFKYLTQETAEKVRFMVSKLNSIVFGFAKAQFLVSLIILAATFVGLLLIKPQYAIVMSLVIWIIDLIPILGSIIILAPWALYYFVSGDVSTGSQLTFLAIVLLVIRRTVEPKVMGSQIGLKPLPTLIAMFIGLKLFGFIGFFLGPLLVILFTTAREAGIIRINFRI; from the coding sequence TTGGCAAAATGGTTTACAAAACGCAACTTTTTTATTGCACTCAGTATTATCCTTATTATTCTTTGTTTTATTTATATCATTCCCGTATCCTTACCCATTATTTTAGCACTTTTTACTGCGCTACTGATCGATCCTCTTGTTAATTTAACAGAAAAGAAATTTAAATGGAAAAGGAAAGTAGCCGTCATATCAGTTTTTATTTTTATTTTAGTTATTATTTCTTCTTTACTCTATTATACGGTAACTCGACTCATCGGAAAAATAATCGATTTTACAAAAGCAGCACCGGGTCACTTTAATACATTATCCGGTATTTGGATTGATATGCAAAACAAATTGTTTCAATATACAGCGGGTATGCCTGCAGAAGTTATTGAATCAATTCAAAAAGAATTCAAAACAATATTCGAATCAATGAGCAAAGCAATTCTTGAACTTTTAAGTTATGAAAAAATCACTGCGCTTTTAGCGGATGTGCCAAACTTCCTTGTAAGTTTAATCGTTTTCATTATCGCGCTTTTTCTCTTTATGCTTGAGTTGCCGGAATTGAAAAAAATGGCTTTTAAGTACTTAACACAAGAAACTGCGGAAAAAGTTCGCTTTATGGTTTCAAAGCTGAATTCCATCGTTTTCGGCTTTGCTAAAGCCCAGTTTCTAGTTAGTTTAATCATTTTAGCCGCTACATTCGTAGGACTCTTACTCATAAAACCTCAATATGCGATTGTCATGTCATTAGTTATTTGGATCATTGATTTAATTCCTATTTTAGGTTCAATTATTATTTTAGCTCCGTGGGCTTTATATTACTTTGTCAGCGGAGATGTTTCAACCGGGTCACAACTTACGTTTCTTGCCATCGTTCTTCTAGTCATTCGAAGAACCGTGGAACCGAAAGTCATGGGATCACAAATCGGACTTAAACCACTACCCACTTTAATCGCCATGTTTATCGGTTTAAAATTATTTGGTTTTATCGGCTTCTTCCTTGGCCCACTATTAGTAATCTTATTCACAACAGCCCGTGAAGCCGGGATTATTCGGATTAATTTTAGAATCTGA
- a CDS encoding YugN family protein: MYFENTGIEDIVADLLILDEVMLEHDLVRAGQWDYERVTYDKKYVIKDGTYYLRIFGYTKDGDVDKRDAIMNLKKPVIGKHYYPFGVEYGEDENFPKSLLKDCQATLEAVHKALQPYNMNKA; the protein is encoded by the coding sequence ATGTATTTTGAAAATACTGGTATTGAAGATATTGTTGCTGATTTACTAATACTCGATGAAGTAATGCTTGAACATGATTTAGTTCGAGCAGGACAATGGGACTACGAACGGGTAACATACGATAAAAAATATGTAATTAAAGACGGTACATATTATTTACGTATTTTTGGTTACACTAAAGATGGTGACGTTGATAAACGAGACGCAATCATGAACCTGAAAAAACCTGTAATAGGTAAACATTATTATCCATTTGGCGTTGAGTACGGCGAAGATGAAAACTTCCCGAAAAGTCTTCTAAAAGACTGCCAAGCAACACTGGAAGCAGTTCATAAAGCCCTACAACCATACAATATGAATAAAGCATAA
- a CDS encoding CAP-associated domain-containing protein: MKIIIRVAILLLVALAIFYFTGNRVKENEPLQSPVKHGTAMPVTDKGVGAPIPQTSRPEKGLSVFVGDKAETLVEEWGEPTRVEPSGYGYDWWVYLNGLKFMAGVNDKGIVNQIYTTELEADINPFQIGQNIDDIFRFTIVGSEVDVMIDENIYTFSLNSEDLKTRLLIIYKDLFVQLYLDNESGDLIAVRFINPETLVLHQPYEMTYMGELIVSKPPSSTLQLEVNRTAERQIFEITNLYRQKFNVPALINDYDLNIFARKHSEKMALENYSTEESTDSEKLSDRLDEAMIEHRKAAENIAFDYVDAIGVVHGWLNSTAHRSILLDKDFTHMGTGSYGNYYTQDFIKASKEDVRRK, translated from the coding sequence GTGAAAATAATAATAAGGGTAGCCATTTTGTTACTTGTTGCTTTAGCTATTTTTTATTTTACCGGAAACCGTGTAAAAGAAAATGAACCGCTGCAATCTCCGGTAAAGCATGGAACGGCTATGCCGGTCACCGACAAAGGAGTCGGAGCCCCAATCCCGCAAACATCTCGTCCAGAAAAAGGGTTGTCCGTTTTTGTAGGGGACAAAGCTGAAACACTGGTTGAAGAGTGGGGGGAACCAACTCGAGTTGAACCGTCTGGATATGGCTATGACTGGTGGGTCTATTTAAATGGCTTGAAGTTTATGGCTGGTGTTAATGACAAGGGAATTGTTAATCAAATATACACCACCGAATTGGAGGCGGATATCAATCCTTTCCAAATAGGTCAAAATATAGACGATATATTCCGCTTTACAATTGTAGGTTCTGAAGTCGATGTCATGATTGATGAGAATATATATACTTTTTCTTTAAATAGCGAAGACTTAAAAACGCGATTGCTAATTATTTATAAAGATTTATTCGTTCAATTATATTTAGATAATGAAAGTGGCGATTTGATAGCTGTAAGATTTATTAATCCTGAAACACTTGTTCTTCATCAACCATATGAAATGACCTATATGGGGGAATTAATTGTTTCAAAGCCTCCTTCTTCAACTTTGCAACTGGAGGTTAATCGAACAGCGGAGCGGCAAATATTTGAAATCACAAACTTGTATCGACAAAAATTTAACGTTCCGGCGTTAATTAATGATTATGATTTAAATATATTTGCGCGAAAACATAGTGAGAAAATGGCGTTGGAAAATTACTCGACAGAAGAGTCAACGGATTCCGAAAAACTTTCTGATCGGTTGGACGAAGCCATGATTGAACATCGTAAAGCCGCGGAGAATATTGCCTTCGATTATGTAGATGCGATTGGGGTAGTTCATGGATGGTTAAATTCAACTGCTCACCGAAGTATTCTCCTGGATAAGGATTTTACTCATATGGGAACCGGTTCTTATGGGAACTATTATACCCAAGACTTTATTAAAGCATCAAAAGAAGATGTGAGAAGGAAGTAA
- a CDS encoding aspartate kinase, whose product MIIQKFGGVAMQNEEMRMKCINHIKDGIEKFKKIVVVVSAIGRLGDPYATDSLLNLSKAFSSDKAAKDLVASCGELIAASVLSAELHQFGIGNKILHGMQAGIVTSGDYGDASILTIDTTTIYHYLQEVNCVIIPGFQGMDKKGNIMTLGRGGSDLTAVALGDALQASHVQFFKDVPGVMTEDPAIIKSGQKLDSLSFDEFLDFLNCEKPIIQKRAALHAKKTATPLYIRGITGTEKGTWITN is encoded by the coding sequence ATGATTATTCAAAAATTCGGCGGAGTCGCCATGCAAAATGAAGAAATGCGAATGAAATGCATCAACCACATAAAAGATGGGATTGAGAAATTTAAAAAAATAGTCGTTGTCGTCTCTGCAATTGGCCGTCTCGGCGACCCATACGCCACAGATAGCCTTCTAAACCTGTCAAAGGCATTCTCATCCGATAAAGCAGCCAAGGACCTCGTCGCATCGTGTGGAGAGCTTATTGCTGCAAGTGTTCTTTCCGCTGAATTACATCAATTTGGCATTGGCAATAAGATCCTTCATGGAATGCAAGCCGGAATTGTGACTTCGGGAGACTATGGCGATGCTTCAATATTGACCATTGACACAACAACAATTTATCACTATTTACAAGAAGTTAATTGTGTTATCATTCCAGGTTTTCAGGGCATGGACAAAAAAGGAAACATAATGACCCTCGGTAGAGGTGGCAGCGATTTAACCGCCGTCGCATTAGGAGATGCCCTTCAAGCTTCACATGTGCAATTTTTCAAAGATGTCCCTGGTGTAATGACCGAAGACCCCGCAATCATCAAGAGTGGTCAAAAATTGGATTCACTTAGCTTTGACGAGTTTCTAGACTTTCTTAACTGTGAAAAGCCTATTATACAAAAACGCGCAGCATTACACGCAAAAAAAACAGCGACGCCTCTTTATATTCGAGGCATCACTGGAACTGAAAAAGGAACGTGGATTACAAACTGA
- a CDS encoding UDP-N-acetylmuramoyl-L-alanyl-D-glutamate--2,6-diaminopimelate ligase: protein MLLLQELLKDWPCTIAGGNYRVAVKGITENSLDVKPGFIFVARKGNKYDGTFFIEEAINAGAVAIVIDKPIFRNLPNSIPIITVPDGRLFISHASAELAHNPADHLTIIAVTGTNGKTTVSHFIGQLLMMQGLRVAVIGTTGIFINGISFNYNVPQMTTLSAEHLHPLLASCLENGVTHIVLEASSLGLSTYRLEHCKIDIGLLLNVGSDHYDEHGGKKSYIDAKKKLLLMAKKVIVNRDDPVCVQMMRSVAKQCTYFGTCPDSDIRLEIKEQKLLIECGKERGEFFLPLLGEFNRMNAVAAISVLHSLSYRFSSILPYVDSLRLPEGRMQQVNKSNVSVVIDYAHTPDALQGVLCSLMKTSLGRLITVFGCGGERDKGKRAEMGQIASIYSSDVIITTDNPRNEDPMAIIEDIIAGITDNTKEIIIEPNRELAIQKAINMAGTGDIVLIAGKGHEKIQHTAEGVFPFSDMKIAKEALLQKEEK from the coding sequence GTGCTGCTTTTACAGGAGTTATTAAAAGACTGGCCGTGTACGATTGCTGGCGGGAATTATAGAGTAGCTGTAAAAGGGATTACTGAAAACTCACTGGATGTAAAGCCCGGTTTCATATTTGTTGCGAGAAAAGGAAATAAATATGATGGTACTTTTTTTATAGAGGAGGCGATTAATGCTGGGGCAGTGGCAATTGTGATTGATAAGCCAATCTTTCGAAACCTGCCGAACAGCATTCCAATCATTACTGTTCCAGATGGTCGACTTTTTATATCCCATGCTAGCGCGGAACTGGCGCATAACCCTGCTGACCATTTAACGATCATTGCTGTGACAGGAACGAATGGTAAAACAACAGTCAGCCATTTCATTGGTCAGTTATTAATGATGCAAGGTCTACGGGTTGCGGTAATCGGCACGACGGGAATTTTCATAAATGGTATTTCATTTAATTATAATGTGCCGCAAATGACGACTTTGTCTGCGGAACACTTACATCCATTGTTAGCGAGTTGTTTGGAAAATGGCGTTACCCATATAGTTTTAGAAGCTTCCTCATTGGGACTATCGACTTATCGGCTAGAGCATTGTAAAATTGATATCGGGTTATTATTGAATGTTGGTTCGGATCATTACGATGAACACGGTGGAAAAAAATCGTATATTGATGCAAAGAAGAAATTACTGCTGATGGCGAAGAAGGTCATCGTTAATCGGGATGACCCGGTGTGTGTGCAAATGATGCGATCTGTGGCTAAACAATGCACTTATTTTGGAACATGTCCCGATTCAGATATACGCCTTGAAATTAAAGAGCAAAAACTACTTATTGAGTGCGGGAAAGAGCGCGGTGAGTTTTTTCTGCCCCTGCTCGGAGAATTTAATCGTATGAATGCGGTAGCGGCAATTAGCGTTCTTCACTCCTTATCCTATCGATTTTCATCTATTTTACCGTACGTCGATTCTTTACGATTGCCAGAAGGCAGAATGCAACAAGTAAACAAATCAAATGTATCTGTCGTCATCGATTACGCGCACACCCCGGATGCGCTTCAAGGTGTTTTATGTTCTTTGATGAAAACATCTTTAGGAAGACTAATCACTGTTTTCGGTTGCGGCGGCGAGCGAGATAAGGGGAAAAGAGCGGAGATGGGTCAAATTGCATCTATTTATTCCTCGGACGTAATTATTACGACAGATAATCCCAGAAACGAAGACCCAATGGCGATCATCGAAGATATTATTGCGGGGATAACGGATAACACGAAAGAAATTATCATCGAACCGAACCGGGAGTTAGCCATTCAAAAAGCGATTAATATGGCGGGTACCGGTGATATCGTACTTATTGCGGGAAAGGGACACGAAAAAATTCAACACACAGCCGAAGGGGTTTTTCCATTTTCAGATATGAAAATTGCTAAAGAGGCGCTGCTTCAAAAAGAAGAGAAATAG
- a CDS encoding YlbF family regulator, whose translation MLMTDEWVTILEHAEELADYILSSDVMEEYNKCYKAVYSNDLLVKSIKEFTEMKERYEEVQRFGRYHPDYSHVMKEIRLQKRALDMNEQVAALRLAENDVQYLYDEVGSIIARSVSDSVKVPAGSAFFADSSCGSGCGSGGSCSCSA comes from the coding sequence ATGTTGATGACCGATGAATGGGTCACGATTTTAGAACACGCGGAAGAACTCGCCGATTATATACTCTCTTCGGATGTAATGGAAGAGTACAATAAATGTTATAAAGCGGTCTATTCGAATGACCTCCTTGTGAAATCGATAAAAGAATTCACGGAGATGAAAGAACGCTATGAAGAAGTACAGCGATTCGGGCGCTACCATCCGGATTATAGCCACGTCATGAAAGAGATCAGGCTGCAGAAACGAGCGCTTGATATGAATGAACAGGTTGCCGCACTACGTCTCGCTGAAAACGATGTTCAATATTTATATGATGAGGTTGGATCAATTATTGCGAGATCTGTCTCAGACTCAGTTAAAGTTCCGGCTGGAAGTGCATTCTTCGCGGATTCTTCTTGTGGAAGTGGTTGCGGATCTGGTGGAAGTTGTTCGTGTTCCGCGTAA
- a CDS encoding glycerophosphodiester phosphodiesterase family protein produces MGRKTKVAISVGAAGIAAWAASKAVAKPVVRESKKALEFDNPIVLANRGGLFGAPENTLSAFTNSASLGVHGFSVDIRLTKDEEILVFHDEYIDDTTNLAGKVADFTLQELKDSDAGYQFTDENGAYPFRGKGEKLISLKELLDRFPHMFVSINMKESPDTYEGSLMPSKLWRLIEESSAEDRVAVTSSYDEQIDRFNLYAQNRVATGAGDDEVKKSYAAYASQFGHLYNPQADMFQAPEKLGIFSLSSEGFITFLSKLNIPIYYKDIDDENAILSMINNGAAGFITSKPELVMQVIHENTSE; encoded by the coding sequence TTGGGTAGAAAAACTAAAGTTGCCATATCCGTAGGTGCTGCCGGTATAGCTGCATGGGCTGCTTCTAAAGCAGTTGCCAAACCTGTCGTGCGCGAAAGTAAAAAAGCACTTGAATTCGATAACCCTATCGTTTTAGCAAATCGGGGTGGTCTGTTCGGTGCCCCTGAAAATACATTATCGGCATTTACAAATTCCGCCTCACTTGGCGTTCATGGGTTTTCTGTTGATATCCGTTTAACAAAAGATGAAGAAATACTTGTTTTTCATGACGAATATATAGATGATACTACGAATCTTGCTGGGAAAGTAGCCGATTTCACATTACAAGAACTAAAAGATAGCGATGCCGGCTACCAATTCACCGATGAAAATGGCGCGTATCCTTTCCGCGGAAAAGGCGAGAAATTGATTTCACTGAAAGAACTTCTGGATCGGTTTCCACATATGTTTGTCAGTATCAACATGAAGGAATCCCCCGACACATATGAAGGAAGCCTTATGCCCTCTAAATTATGGCGTCTAATTGAAGAATCGAGTGCAGAAGACCGGGTCGCAGTTACGAGCTCCTATGATGAACAAATTGATCGTTTTAATTTATATGCGCAAAACCGAGTTGCTACAGGCGCCGGAGACGATGAAGTGAAGAAATCATATGCAGCCTATGCAAGTCAATTCGGACATTTGTATAATCCGCAAGCTGATATGTTTCAAGCTCCAGAGAAGCTCGGCATTTTTTCTCTTAGCAGCGAAGGATTTATTACCTTTTTATCCAAGTTAAATATCCCAATCTATTATAAGGATATTGATGATGAAAATGCTATCCTTTCAATGATTAATAATGGGGCCGCTGGTTTTATCACTAGTAAACCTGAACTCGTTATGCAAGTCATCCACGAAAATACAAGTGAGTAA
- a CDS encoding YlbG family protein: MIDRQGVIIYLHHLRQAKSLRKYGHVHYISKKMKYVVLYCNQEEVESVINKVEQLPTVKKVLPSYRPFVKTTYENAKPDKAKEYDYKTGL, from the coding sequence ATGATTGATCGACAAGGTGTAATCATTTATCTCCATCACTTGAGACAGGCGAAATCGCTTCGAAAGTATGGTCATGTTCATTATATATCAAAGAAAATGAAATATGTCGTTCTCTACTGCAATCAAGAAGAGGTAGAATCCGTCATTAACAAAGTAGAGCAACTTCCGACTGTTAAAAAGGTATTGCCTTCTTACCGTCCATTTGTAAAAACAACTTACGAAAATGCAAAACCAGATAAAGCAAAGGAATATGATTATAAAACGGGACTGTAA
- the rsmD gene encoding 16S rRNA (guanine(966)-N(2))-methyltransferase RsmD codes for MRIIAGAKKGLRLKSLEGVHTRPTLDKVKESVFNMIGPYFNGGIVVELFGGSGALSLEALSRGAEKAYVFEKNRKACAVIRSNVEKCQYDEIVHIKQADARNASKILQQNNEKIDLLFIDPPYAQNEFYQLGEKIADAGLLAESAVIVCEHDHKTELPESYGEFRKKKSSKYGNIAISIYEK; via the coding sequence GTGAGAATTATTGCGGGAGCAAAAAAAGGTTTGCGCCTTAAATCTTTAGAAGGCGTGCATACTCGTCCAACATTGGATAAGGTTAAAGAGTCCGTATTCAATATGATTGGTCCATATTTTAACGGCGGAATCGTAGTGGAACTGTTTGGCGGCAGCGGAGCACTTTCCCTAGAAGCTCTATCTCGAGGCGCTGAGAAAGCATATGTATTTGAAAAAAATAGAAAAGCATGTGCGGTTATACGATCCAATGTGGAGAAATGCCAGTACGACGAAATTGTACATATTAAGCAAGCTGATGCAAGAAACGCATCCAAAATATTGCAACAAAATAATGAGAAGATTGATTTGCTTTTCATAGATCCACCCTATGCCCAAAATGAATTTTATCAACTAGGCGAGAAAATAGCGGATGCTGGTCTTCTTGCTGAAAGCGCTGTTATCGTTTGCGAACATGATCATAAAACAGAATTACCGGAGTCTTACGGCGAATTCCGGAAAAAGAAATCTTCAAAGTACGGCAATATTGCGATATCAATTTACGAGAAATGA
- the coaD gene encoding pantetheine-phosphate adenylyltransferase has translation MSKIVVVPGSFDPITNGHLDIIKRAAKVFGQVNVAIMHNSSKNYLFSVDERMDLIRQVTRSIPNVKIETSTGLMIDYAERVGAVAVVRGLRAVTDFEYEMQITSMNRVLDENIETFFIMTNNQYSFLSSSIVKEVAQYGGDISELVPVQVEEALKKKFAK, from the coding sequence ATGTCTAAAATAGTAGTTGTCCCTGGTAGTTTTGATCCAATCACCAATGGACATCTTGATATTATTAAACGAGCGGCGAAGGTTTTTGGACAAGTGAATGTCGCCATCATGCATAACTCATCAAAGAACTATCTATTCAGTGTTGATGAACGAATGGATTTGATTAGGCAAGTGACGAGGTCGATTCCAAATGTAAAGATAGAAACTTCCACCGGATTAATGATTGACTATGCTGAAAGAGTCGGGGCAGTCGCAGTTGTCCGTGGACTACGGGCGGTTACTGACTTCGAGTATGAAATGCAAATTACATCGATGAACCGTGTTCTAGACGAAAATATTGAAACGTTCTTCATCATGACGAATAACCAATATTCGTTCCTAAGCTCAAGTATCGTAAAAGAAGTCGCGCAATATGGCGGAGATATTTCGGAACTTGTTCCAGTACAAGTAGAAGAAGCATTGAAGAAAAAATTCGCAAAATAA